From a region of the Streptomyces venezuelae genome:
- a CDS encoding VOC family protein: MTTAISKLRTGHVGLNVTDLERSLAFYRDALDFQVLGEGKEEGRRFAFLGRDGELVLTLWQQADGAYDPAAAGLHHLAFSAGAVEEVRAYEERLRGLGVAFAYEGVVAHREGAASGGIFFHDPDGTRLEISVPTGAEDAPAPTAGAPTCGFF, from the coding sequence ATGACCACCGCCATCAGCAAGCTCCGCACCGGGCACGTCGGCCTGAACGTCACCGATCTGGAGCGCTCGCTCGCCTTCTACCGGGACGCCCTCGACTTCCAGGTGCTCGGAGAGGGCAAGGAGGAGGGCCGCCGCTTCGCCTTCCTCGGCCGGGACGGCGAGCTCGTCCTCACGCTCTGGCAGCAGGCCGACGGCGCCTACGACCCGGCCGCAGCCGGACTGCACCACCTGGCGTTCTCGGCCGGCGCGGTCGAGGAGGTGCGCGCGTACGAGGAGCGGCTGCGCGGGCTGGGCGTCGCCTTCGCCTACGAGGGGGTCGTCGCGCACCGCGAAGGCGCGGCTTCCGGCGGGATCTTCTTCCACGACCCCGACGGCACCCGCCTGGAGATCTCCGTACCGACCGGCGCCGAAGACGCGCCCGCCCCCACCGCGGGGGCGCCGACCTGCGGATTCTTCTAA
- a CDS encoding CGNR zinc finger domain-containing protein, with protein MTTADPRPLTGEPVALDLLNTRWMREGKIVDLFAGAFGLSRVEGLAVWLETNGLAGRFRADAATLVHLMTAREALARVVADPSGESARALVDAVLEHGRIRATLTPEGPGERAEFDDPTWGPAWTAARNYLELLGSAPERIRKCASESCVLHFHDTSRNGTRRWCSMSACGNRAKASRHYARTRER; from the coding sequence ATGACGACGGCGGACCCACGGCCCCTGACCGGGGAGCCGGTCGCCCTCGACCTGCTGAACACCCGCTGGATGCGCGAGGGGAAGATCGTCGACCTCTTCGCGGGGGCCTTCGGGCTGAGCCGGGTCGAAGGGCTCGCGGTCTGGCTGGAGACCAACGGGCTGGCCGGCCGCTTCCGGGCCGACGCCGCGACCCTCGTCCATCTGATGACCGCGCGCGAGGCCCTGGCCCGCGTGGTGGCGGACCCCTCCGGCGAGAGCGCCCGCGCGCTGGTCGACGCCGTGCTGGAGCACGGCCGCATCCGCGCCACCCTGACTCCCGAAGGCCCGGGCGAGCGCGCCGAGTTCGACGACCCCACCTGGGGTCCGGCCTGGACGGCCGCCAGGAACTACCTGGAACTGCTGGGCTCCGCGCCCGAGCGGATCCGCAAGTGCGCCTCCGAGAGCTGCGTCCTGCACTTCCACGACACCTCGCGGAACGGCACCCGGCGCTGGTGTTCGATGTCCGCCTGCGGAAACCGGGCGAAGGCCTCGCGCCACTACGCGCGCACGCGCGAGCGCTGA